One region of Streptococcus parasanguinis genomic DNA includes:
- the purK gene encoding 5-(carboxyamino)imidazole ribonucleotide synthase codes for MSSSKTIGIIGGGQLGQMMAISAIYMGHKVIALDPAADCPASRVAKIIVAPYDDVDALRQLADRCDILTYEFENVDADGFDAVIKEGQLPQGTDLLRISQNRIFEKDFLSNKAQVTVAPYKVVTSSKDLADIDLSKNYVLKTATGGYDGHGQKVIRSAEDLEEAYALADSADCVLEEFVNFDLEISVIVSGNGKDVTVFPVQENIHRNNILSKTIVPARISESLAEKAKAMAVRIAEQLNLSGTLCVEMFATADDIIVNEIAPRPHNSGHYSIEACDFSQFDTHILGVLGLPLPAIRLHAPAVMLNVLGQHVEVAETYVTENPSAHLHLYGKLEAKHNRKMGHVTLFSDVPDSVVEFGRGIDF; via the coding sequence ATGAGCTCATCTAAAACAATCGGAATTATCGGTGGTGGTCAGCTGGGTCAGATGATGGCTATTTCTGCTATCTACATGGGGCACAAGGTCATCGCGCTGGATCCTGCAGCGGATTGCCCGGCCTCTCGTGTGGCGAAAATCATCGTGGCCCCATACGACGACGTGGATGCTCTTCGTCAGTTGGCAGATCGCTGTGATATTCTCACTTATGAATTTGAAAATGTTGATGCTGATGGCTTTGACGCCGTTATCAAAGAAGGACAGCTCCCACAAGGGACAGACCTGCTTCGCATCTCCCAAAACCGGATTTTTGAAAAGGACTTTTTGTCAAACAAGGCCCAAGTCACTGTGGCACCTTACAAGGTCGTGACTTCTAGCAAAGACTTGGCAGATATTGACCTATCGAAAAACTATGTCCTCAAAACTGCGACAGGTGGCTATGATGGCCATGGTCAAAAGGTTATTCGTTCAGCGGAAGATTTAGAAGAAGCCTATGCACTAGCGGATTCAGCCGACTGCGTTTTGGAAGAATTTGTCAATTTCGACTTGGAGATTTCTGTCATCGTGTCTGGAAATGGAAAGGACGTGACAGTCTTCCCTGTTCAGGAAAATATCCACCGCAACAACATTCTTTCAAAAACCATTGTGCCTGCTCGCATTTCAGAAAGTCTAGCTGAAAAAGCCAAAGCGATGGCAGTGCGAATCGCAGAACAACTGAACCTTTCTGGAACTCTTTGCGTGGAAATGTTTGCGACAGCTGATGACATCATCGTCAACGAAATCGCGCCTCGTCCACACAATTCAGGGCATTATTCGATTGAAGCTTGTGACTTCTCCCAGTTTGATACTCATATCTTGGGCGTTCTCGGATTACCACTTCCTGCTATTCGCCTCCATGCACCTGCTGTCATGCTCAATGTTCTCGGCCAACACGTCGAGGTTGCTGAAACATATGTGACAGAAAATCCAAGCGCTCACCTCCACTTATATGGTAAACTAGAAGCAAAGCACAACCGCAAAATGGGACATGTGACTTTGTTTAGCGATGTGCCAGATAGTGTGGTTGAGTTTGGGAGAGGGATTGATTTTTAA